In the genome of Chryseobacterium oryzae, one region contains:
- a CDS encoding reverse transcriptase domain-containing protein, which produces METEEWFKPKKYPHIGSPITLFDYNWVKNYVINPEKIRVHSFLPLIHKTIKQRKFRADNNNKKKTPTKKRFRKKDEKNREIYFASHLDAQIFSYYNNKLVEAYEDFISKESFNDSVVAYRKISVSKSSNNNKCNIEFAKSTFEFVKNNQDKKLSVIVADVTSFFDNLNHKILKKQWCKILKVKTLPHDHYNVYKTLTNIKYVESKQLFKSYNKTMIVERGVPNSSTNKEFKRKPIKQSSYFKEKKAVAFCTKSEFIANNLNLIISKNNTKGIPQGSPISATLANVYMLDFDKVIYEKIEQLNGYYQRYSDDLIIICEQKYEDEIIKLLRTNIADKYIAGLEIQSKKTKVYRFENINGQYKGFQIDEITKVPNYNLALEYLGFTFDGKKVLIKTSGYSKFYRSMIKSFKKSASLAKNSKNPDKSIFKSKLYKRFTYKGSKRKLIYHPSKDNPTEYLKTKKFNWGNYLSYVEKSNTVMFEINNGNHIIKQSKKLWRNFHKLMNEYK; this is translated from the coding sequence ATGGAAACTGAAGAATGGTTTAAACCGAAAAAATATCCGCATATTGGTTCCCCAATTACATTATTTGATTATAATTGGGTGAAAAATTATGTTATAAATCCAGAAAAAATAAGGGTTCATAGTTTCCTGCCTCTTATTCATAAAACAATTAAACAAAGAAAATTTAGAGCTGATAATAATAACAAGAAAAAAACTCCAACTAAAAAGCGATTTAGAAAAAAGGATGAAAAAAATCGTGAAATTTATTTTGCATCACATTTGGACGCTCAAATATTTTCATACTATAACAATAAGCTTGTAGAAGCTTATGAAGACTTTATTAGTAAAGAATCATTTAATGACAGTGTTGTCGCATACAGAAAAATATCAGTTTCAAAGTCATCTAATAATAACAAATGTAATATTGAATTCGCTAAGTCAACTTTTGAATTTGTTAAGAATAATCAAGATAAAAAATTATCAGTCATTGTTGCTGATGTAACATCTTTTTTTGATAACCTAAATCATAAAATTCTAAAAAAACAGTGGTGTAAAATATTAAAAGTAAAGACACTTCCACATGACCATTATAATGTTTATAAAACTCTAACAAACATTAAATATGTAGAATCTAAACAACTATTTAAGTCTTATAATAAAACTATGATTGTAGAAAGAGGAGTTCCAAATTCTTCAACCAACAAAGAATTTAAACGAAAACCTATTAAACAATCATCATATTTTAAAGAAAAGAAAGCAGTTGCTTTTTGTACAAAATCTGAATTCATTGCAAATAATCTCAATCTAATTATTTCAAAAAATAACACCAAGGGAATTCCGCAAGGAAGTCCTATAAGTGCAACATTAGCTAATGTATATATGTTAGATTTTGATAAAGTTATTTACGAAAAAATTGAACAATTAAATGGATACTATCAAAGATATAGTGATGATCTTATAATAATTTGCGAACAAAAATATGAAGACGAAATTATAAAATTATTAAGAACAAATATTGCAGATAAATATATTGCAGGTTTAGAAATTCAAAGTAAAAAAACTAAAGTTTATAGATTTGAAAATATAAACGGACAATATAAAGGATTTCAAATAGATGAAATTACAAAAGTTCCTAATTACAATTTAGCACTTGAATACCTTGGATTTACATTTGATGGAAAAAAAGTACTAATTAAAACTTCAGGTTACTCAAAATTTTATCGTTCTATGATAAAATCATTTAAGAAATCTGCATCTTTAGCAAAAAACAGTAAAAACCCTGATAAAAGCATATTCAAATCAAAATTATATAAGAGATTTACTTATAAAGGATCGAAAAGAAAACTCATATATCATCCATCAAAAGACAATCCAACTGAATATTTAAAAACAAAAAAATTCAACTGGGGAAATTATCTTAGTTATGTTGAAAAGTCAAATACAGTAATGTTTGAAATCAATAATGGAAATCATATAATAAAACAAAGCAAAAAACTTTGGAGAAATTTCCATAAATTAATGAATGAATATAAATAA
- a CDS encoding DUF3887 domain-containing protein, with protein MKNILTILTFILLTNFSFAQSEKETNKTVATNFENNYNTDNFKEIFESFSPEMQSALPLDKTTDFLIGLKQQAGKIIKREFVKYEQSYASYKTKFERALFAVNISIDDNSKINGLFVKPFKEDNLPKLERNKTKLTLPFYEEWTVVWGGDTKELNYHVESEAQKNAFDLVITNDKGNSFKTDGKKNEDYYAFGKELIAPCNGEIVLVVDGIKDNVPGTLNPIYIPGNTVIIKTENNEYLFFAHFKQHSIVVKQGQKVKQGQLLGLCGNSGNSSEAHLHFHIQNTEDMNLATGVKCYFDKIQVDGQIKTDYSPIQKNKISSPK; from the coding sequence ATGAAAAACATTTTGACCATTTTAACTTTTATTCTTTTGACAAATTTTTCATTTGCACAAAGCGAAAAAGAAACCAATAAAACTGTTGCAACTAATTTTGAAAACAATTATAATACTGACAATTTTAAAGAAATTTTCGAGAGCTTTTCACCTGAAATGCAATCAGCATTACCACTTGACAAAACAACAGACTTTCTTATTGGATTAAAACAACAAGCTGGTAAAATAATTAAAAGAGAATTTGTAAAATACGAACAGAGCTACGCCTCATATAAGACAAAATTTGAAAGAGCATTATTTGCAGTAAATATTTCAATAGATGATAATTCTAAAATAAACGGACTTTTTGTAAAACCTTTTAAAGAAGACAATCTTCCTAAACTTGAGAGAAACAAAACTAAATTGACATTACCCTTTTATGAAGAATGGACTGTAGTTTGGGGTGGCGACACAAAAGAACTTAACTATCACGTTGAAAGTGAAGCTCAAAAAAACGCTTTTGATTTAGTAATTACAAACGATAAAGGAAATTCATTTAAAACCGACGGAAAAAAGAACGAAGATTATTATGCTTTTGGAAAAGAATTAATAGCACCTTGTAATGGAGAAATTGTTTTAGTGGTTGATGGTATAAAAGACAATGTTCCAGGAACTTTAAATCCCATTTATATCCCTGGAAATACCGTAATCATAAAGACTGAAAATAACGAATATCTGTTTTTCGCCCATTTCAAACAACATTCAATAGTTGTAAAACAAGGACAGAAAGTTAAACAAGGACAACTACTTGGACTATGCGGAAATTCGGGCAACTCTTCGGAAGCTCATTTACATTTTCACATACAAAATACAGAAGATATGAACTTGGCAACAGGAGTAAAATGTTACTTCGACAAAATTCAAGTTGACGGACAAATAAAAACCGATTATTCACCTATTCAAAAAAACAAAATAAGTAGCCCTAAATGA
- a CDS encoding AIPR family protein gives MKNGTQQGFCNSGAKLQSSTAVLRFNFCAKLKICASIAPPSQSPETLAEIANQTNRMNNKIILNGCIDQFKNQNELTTTDSETFELFSLTQITKDFDLTFETIQDSVVDGGHDGGIDSIITIIDDFVPESIEDLEDIVFNRKTNVKIVITQCKKENSFKESALDKLITSIPELFDLGKSTDALLQRFNSSVVEKGIIARESWKKCTIAGGKLEIIFNYCANSEIIEINTTFEQKVTQLLALCQSIFVGSSISYDNYSCHELLKLYQTQKNERLQIIYKETPLSTSYNDNGIGYVGTVKLANYKSFLTDEEGKIREDLFESNIRHFQGAVDVNTKIKNSIEDISTEDFWWLNNGITIIASNPSLVGTTLSLDNVQIVNGLQTSYSIFLHHNNDQNDTRSVLVKVIINEDKRTIDHIIASTNSQNPVSPSLLRATDDIQRELELFYGNEGYFYDRRKNYYKNQGKPASRIFSIQTSAQIIESLLFNNPHSARSKPTSLIKDDTTYNRIFDQSRNYKVYLNSCLLNKKVIEFWTSIEDRDMKNNLTNFKLHISRVITSFIFQKTNITANDIQSLELELVNNENFDSASEFLLASINGYQIENQDANLINMAKTKSFTDYLVNRLTTQFQ, from the coding sequence ATGAAAAACGGCACACAACAAGGGTTTTGCAATAGTGGGGCGAAACTGCAAAGTTCAACGGCAGTTCTTCGGTTCAACTTTTGTGCAAAATTGAAGATTTGTGCTTCGATTGCCCCGCCATCGCAAAGCCCCGAAACGTTAGCAGAAATAGCAAACCAAACTAATCGCATGAACAATAAAATTATTTTGAATGGATGTATTGATCAATTCAAGAATCAAAACGAATTAACAACAACAGATAGCGAGACATTCGAACTTTTTTCTTTAACTCAAATTACTAAAGATTTTGATTTAACATTTGAAACCATTCAAGATTCGGTTGTTGATGGCGGTCATGATGGCGGAATTGATTCTATAATTACAATTATAGATGACTTTGTGCCTGAATCAATTGAAGATTTAGAAGATATCGTATTTAATAGAAAAACAAATGTAAAGATTGTTATAACTCAATGTAAAAAAGAAAATTCATTTAAAGAATCTGCTTTAGATAAATTAATAACTTCTATACCTGAACTTTTTGATTTAGGAAAATCTACTGATGCTCTATTGCAAAGATTTAATTCTAGCGTTGTTGAAAAAGGAATTATAGCAAGAGAAAGTTGGAAAAAATGCACTATAGCTGGAGGAAAGCTAGAAATCATTTTTAACTATTGTGCAAATTCAGAAATAATAGAAATTAATACAACCTTTGAACAAAAAGTAACTCAATTGTTAGCTTTATGTCAATCAATTTTTGTTGGCTCATCAATTAGTTATGATAATTATAGTTGCCATGAGTTACTTAAATTATATCAAACTCAAAAAAATGAAAGACTACAAATAATTTATAAAGAAACACCGCTTTCAACAAGTTATAATGATAATGGAATTGGTTACGTTGGAACTGTGAAACTTGCAAATTATAAATCTTTTCTGACTGACGAGGAAGGAAAGATTAGAGAAGATCTTTTTGAAAGTAATATTAGACATTTCCAGGGTGCAGTAGATGTTAATACAAAAATAAAAAATTCGATTGAAGACATTTCTACCGAAGATTTTTGGTGGTTGAATAATGGTATAACAATAATTGCTTCGAATCCTTCACTTGTTGGAACTACACTAAGCCTAGACAATGTACAAATAGTAAATGGATTACAAACTTCATATTCTATTTTTTTACATCATAATAATGATCAAAATGACACAAGATCTGTACTTGTTAAAGTTATTATCAATGAGGACAAAAGAACAATTGATCACATAATTGCATCAACTAATAGTCAAAATCCTGTGTCCCCTTCATTATTAAGAGCTACCGACGATATTCAACGAGAATTGGAATTATTTTACGGGAATGAAGGATATTTCTATGATCGAAGAAAAAACTATTACAAAAATCAAGGTAAGCCCGCTAGCAGAATTTTCAGTATTCAAACATCTGCTCAGATCATTGAATCATTGTTATTTAACAATCCACATTCTGCACGTTCTAAACCTACATCATTAATAAAAGATGACACAACATATAATAGAATCTTTGACCAAAGTCGTAATTACAAGGTTTACTTAAATAGCTGTTTATTAAACAAAAAAGTTATTGAGTTTTGGACTAGCATTGAAGATAGAGATATGAAAAATAATTTGACAAACTTTAAATTGCATATCTCTAGAGTGATTACTTCCTTTATTTTTCAAAAAACAAATATCACTGCAAATGATATACAATCATTGGAGCTTGAATTGGTAAATAACGAGAATTTTGATTCTGCATCTGAGTTTTTATTAGCTAGTATAAACGGCTATCAAATTGAAAATCAAGATGCTAATTTAATTAACATGGCGAAAACCAAAAGCTTTACGGATTATTTAGTTAATAGACTAACTACACAATTCCAATAG
- a CDS encoding DUF4279 domain-containing protein, which yields MTVPQIIEVIQSELKNKAWGITEQILEIHNPIFVDNKIQIENIVKNENEISVFIPIENEKFYLTFYINSEKMEIIGISTEPNISIYFKATSEELSETELQNFTKLEITKSWNKGELRKLGNTSHSFSCIIIEPNKKPNNFESKIAELIEELEKDKSGIQKLSENANGYIQVIMEFHNGNGMIGGPNLSEEIIKSLNGLKLSLDFDFYVSGNPYKS from the coding sequence ATGACTGTCCCTCAAATAATTGAAGTTATCCAAAGTGAACTAAAAAATAAAGCTTGGGGAATAACTGAACAAATTTTAGAAATTCACAATCCTATTTTTGTCGACAATAAAATTCAAATTGAAAATATTGTTAAAAATGAAAATGAAATAAGTGTATTCATTCCTATCGAAAACGAAAAATTTTATTTGACTTTTTATATTAATTCTGAGAAAATGGAAATTATTGGAATTTCAACGGAACCAAATATTTCAATTTATTTTAAAGCAACTTCTGAAGAATTAAGTGAAACCGAATTACAAAATTTCACAAAATTAGAAATCACAAAAAGTTGGAATAAAGGAGAATTAAGAAAACTTGGAAATACTTCACACAGTTTTAGCTGCATAATTATTGAACCGAATAAAAAACCGAATAATTTTGAATCCAAAATCGCTGAATTAATTGAAGAATTAGAAAAAGACAAATCTGGGATTCAAAAATTATCGGAAAATGCAAATGGTTATATTCAAGTTATAATGGAATTTCATAATGGAAATGGAATGATTGGAGGACCAAATTTATCGGAAGAAATAATAAAATCTTTAAATGGATTGAAATTGTCATTAGATTTTGATTTTTATGTCTCTGGAAATCCATATAAATCTTAA
- a CDS encoding restriction endonuclease — protein MKDKDFLNIEILNSILSYITNDIRKQFKKHLIYDNRTEYLLEINKYERSSVLLANYYETDLIGKNLADTLLDLVYYTLNNPYFIFDSDDSFYIENSINNTNSDENFMFNNPIYSWFDYADWEFNHRNEIKTIIQKILLSNEQNRKYNLNEIDLQVYKEIISNPELAKSINWRNFEYLLAKILEKFEYEVEVLKGSKDGGIDVIALKKNSTFGNERYLIQAKKWSNKVGVDPVRQLLWAHNEYKVTKSCLITTSKFTKGAWELADKYKWQIELKDYEKLNEWIDEASKKL, from the coding sequence GTGAAAGACAAAGATTTTTTAAACATTGAAATTCTTAATTCAATTTTAAGTTATATTACAAATGACATTCGAAAACAATTTAAAAAACATTTAATATATGATAATAGAACTGAATATTTGTTAGAAATAAATAAGTATGAAAGAAGTAGCGTTTTACTTGCAAATTATTATGAAACTGATTTAATCGGTAAAAATTTAGCAGATACATTATTAGATTTAGTTTATTACACTTTAAATAATCCATATTTCATTTTCGACTCAGATGATAGTTTCTATATTGAAAACTCAATAAACAATACTAATTCCGATGAAAATTTTATGTTTAATAATCCTATTTACTCTTGGTTTGATTACGCAGATTGGGAATTTAATCATAGGAATGAAATAAAAACGATTATTCAAAAAATATTGCTTTCAAATGAACAAAATAGAAAGTATAATCTCAATGAAATTGACTTACAAGTTTATAAAGAAATAATAAGTAATCCAGAATTAGCAAAATCTATTAATTGGCGAAACTTTGAATATTTATTGGCTAAAATTCTTGAAAAATTTGAATACGAAGTTGAAGTATTAAAAGGTAGTAAAGATGGAGGCATTGACGTTATTGCTCTTAAAAAAAATTCCACTTTTGGTAATGAAAGATATTTAATACAGGCAAAAAAATGGTCAAACAAAGTTGGAGTTGACCCTGTAAGACAATTATTATGGGCACACAATGAATATAAAGTTACAAAATCGTGTCTTATAACAACTTCTAAATTTACAAAGGGAGCTTGGGAATTGGCTGATAAATATAAGTGGCAAATAGAATTGAAAGACTATGAAAAATTAAATGAATGGATTGATGAAGCTTCAAAAAAACTGTAG